In the Myxococcaceae bacterium JPH2 genome, one interval contains:
- a CDS encoding GldG family protein produces the protein MRLPSIGRFLGAFGLLLVLTSPLPLLLGSGSVLAAACKDGVGLLFLGIAYALHRSLFTQLTTVRWGAFAVRSVLAVTAALVALVALNVLAFRHGPRWDLTRDRLFTLAPQTHTALAALPDKVTAIGLLPPNDASYDALEALFRRYHEEAPERFDFTFKDPSRNPEFAARFQLKTGQTTVMLVRGEGAKESRLALHGVSEQELTNALIQLSAVGTRKAYFLTGHAEWPLERQPSARADGPGDGLAELGHQLAAEGYTAESLNLAGQKQVPRDAALVIIAGAKTRYTAPEIDVLQAYLAEGGRMLYFAEATVSDGLDSLLSDHGVALDEGIVADTQFNAGNPYVVVSKFYSEHAIGKPLQARALNVEMVTARSFSLLRTGTLPGVHVEPVVLTSPYAWVETHPAEDATPTDGEKTGQLTLVAASTRPTRDANAKRSDEARLVVVGDSELILDPNWGHEPNRNLVMNSLAWASTQVEKITLRPPDRAVSTLKLSPGVIEGVRLVAMDLLPLSLLGLGLAVWLARREHA, from the coding sequence ATGAGACTGCCCTCCATCGGAAGATTCCTGGGTGCGTTCGGACTGCTGCTCGTGCTGACCAGTCCCCTCCCGCTGCTCCTCGGCTCGGGGAGCGTGCTCGCCGCCGCGTGCAAGGACGGCGTCGGCCTGCTGTTCCTGGGCATCGCGTATGCCCTCCACCGCTCGCTCTTCACGCAGCTCACCACCGTGCGCTGGGGCGCGTTCGCGGTGCGCAGCGTGCTGGCGGTCACGGCCGCGCTCGTCGCGCTGGTGGCGCTCAACGTGCTGGCGTTCCGCCATGGGCCGCGCTGGGACCTGACGCGCGATCGCCTGTTCACCCTCGCGCCCCAGACGCACACGGCGCTCGCGGCGCTCCCGGACAAGGTGACCGCCATCGGGCTGCTCCCGCCGAATGATGCGTCCTACGACGCGCTGGAGGCGTTGTTCCGGCGCTACCACGAGGAGGCGCCGGAGCGCTTCGACTTCACGTTCAAGGACCCGAGCCGCAACCCCGAGTTCGCCGCGCGCTTCCAGCTCAAGACAGGACAGACGACGGTGATGCTGGTGCGCGGCGAGGGCGCGAAGGAATCACGGCTCGCGCTCCATGGTGTCTCCGAGCAGGAGCTGACCAACGCACTCATCCAGTTGAGCGCGGTGGGCACGCGCAAGGCGTACTTCCTCACGGGCCATGCCGAGTGGCCGCTGGAGCGACAGCCCTCGGCGCGAGCTGACGGTCCGGGCGATGGACTGGCGGAGTTGGGGCATCAGCTCGCGGCGGAGGGCTACACCGCCGAGTCCCTCAACCTCGCCGGGCAGAAGCAGGTCCCGCGAGACGCCGCGCTCGTCATCATCGCGGGCGCGAAGACGCGCTACACCGCGCCGGAGATTGACGTGCTCCAGGCGTACCTCGCCGAGGGCGGACGCATGCTCTACTTCGCCGAGGCGACCGTGTCCGACGGGCTCGACTCGCTCCTCTCGGATCATGGCGTGGCGCTCGACGAGGGCATCGTGGCGGACACGCAGTTCAACGCCGGCAATCCCTACGTCGTCGTGTCCAAGTTCTACAGCGAGCACGCCATCGGCAAGCCGCTTCAGGCGCGCGCGCTGAACGTCGAGATGGTCACCGCGCGCAGCTTCTCGCTGCTCCGCACGGGCACGCTGCCCGGAGTGCACGTAGAACCCGTGGTGCTCACCTCTCCCTATGCATGGGTGGAGACCCACCCCGCCGAGGACGCCACGCCCACCGATGGCGAGAAGACAGGTCAGCTCACGCTCGTGGCGGCCAGCACGCGTCCCACGCGGGACGCGAACGCGAAGCGCAGCGATGAGGCGCGCCTCGTGGTGGTGGGGGACTCGGAACTCATCCTGGATCCGAACTGGGGACATGAGCCCAACCGGAACCTCGTGATGAACTCGCTGGCGTGGGCGAGCACGCAGGTCGAGAAGATCACCCTTCGCCCTCCGGACCGAGCCGTCTCCACGCTGAAGCTGAGCCCCGGCGTCATCGAGGGCGTGCGCCTTGTGGCCATGGATCTCCTGCCCTTGTCCCTGCTGGGACTGGGCCTCGCGGTCTGGCTCGCGCGACGGGAGCACGCATGA
- a CDS encoding DUF4340 domain-containing protein — protein sequence MRRGLALVLAGLGLTGCKPGSDTSRAKPTPAAFASAPASDETAPAPSPPALSFTRLTVKAHGATTELVKDTTGWRLTAPVEAPADASTVEALLRQLATAKPKATVTENPSAADLRQYGLAPPVFEVEAQGFEAHEPTHARTVKLAGGNENPFDASVYLRRDGDPTVYSADGTTRVALDQSTYALRSKDVLGPLAEPRLSTITVTTRSRAYVLERAADGSAWMLVKPVAARVETTRVAKLLSALVGQTALAFPDDSVEARRTLGLEKPEVDARFVPLTGEPVRIRLSHSSAASDSRTAALREEGSRAVLAEVPDQAQALLDLDPTELKDRHVLVFRREDVRRVSITPGDGAPAFALVRASEAREGWTLEGATPQPVQHFRVLSILGRLGALRATSSQALQKKSWQAYGLRDTARGISLQDAAGHELARLTVGNAVPHQAESLYVRGSGPDVLEIPALAVDELPWRPDDVRAPATPEVKAPADAAEP from the coding sequence ATGAGACGGGGGCTCGCGCTCGTCCTCGCGGGGCTGGGGCTCACCGGCTGCAAGCCAGGTTCAGACACGTCGCGAGCGAAACCGACACCGGCCGCGTTCGCCTCCGCGCCAGCCTCCGACGAAACCGCTCCTGCGCCGAGCCCTCCCGCCCTCTCGTTCACGCGGCTCACGGTGAAGGCGCACGGCGCGACCACGGAGCTGGTGAAGGACACCACGGGCTGGCGCCTCACCGCGCCCGTGGAGGCTCCGGCGGATGCGTCCACGGTGGAGGCGCTGCTTCGACAGCTCGCGACCGCGAAGCCCAAGGCGACCGTCACGGAGAACCCCTCCGCGGCGGACCTGCGCCAGTACGGCCTTGCGCCCCCCGTCTTCGAGGTCGAGGCCCAGGGCTTCGAGGCCCATGAGCCCACGCATGCGCGCACCGTGAAGCTGGCCGGCGGAAATGAGAATCCGTTCGACGCCTCGGTGTATCTGCGGCGGGACGGAGACCCCACGGTGTACTCGGCCGATGGGACCACGCGGGTGGCGCTCGACCAGAGCACCTATGCGCTGCGCAGCAAGGACGTCCTGGGGCCGCTCGCGGAGCCACGGCTCAGCACCATCACCGTCACGACGCGCTCGCGTGCGTATGTCCTGGAGCGCGCGGCGGACGGGTCGGCCTGGATGTTGGTGAAGCCCGTGGCCGCTCGCGTGGAGACGACTCGCGTGGCGAAGCTCCTCTCCGCGCTCGTGGGGCAGACCGCGCTCGCCTTCCCCGACGACAGCGTGGAGGCCCGTCGCACGCTGGGCTTGGAGAAGCCCGAGGTGGACGCGCGGTTCGTGCCGCTCACGGGCGAGCCGGTGCGGATCCGCTTGAGCCATTCGAGCGCTGCGAGCGACTCCCGCACGGCCGCGCTCCGGGAGGAAGGCTCGCGCGCGGTGCTCGCCGAAGTCCCGGACCAGGCCCAAGCGCTGCTCGACCTCGACCCCACGGAACTGAAAGACAGACATGTGCTCGTGTTCCGGCGTGAGGACGTGCGACGCGTGAGCATCACGCCAGGCGATGGCGCACCGGCGTTCGCCCTCGTGCGCGCCTCCGAGGCTCGCGAGGGTTGGACGCTGGAGGGCGCGACCCCGCAGCCCGTCCAGCACTTCCGGGTCCTCTCCATCCTCGGGCGACTGGGCGCGCTCCGAGCCACGTCATCCCAGGCACTCCAGAAGAAGTCCTGGCAGGCGTATGGTTTGCGAGACACCGCGCGCGGCATCTCGCTCCAGGACGCGGCGGGACACGAGCTGGCTCGGCTCACGGTCGGGAACGCTGTCCCCCATCAAGCCGAGTCCCTCTATGTGCGCGGCTCCGGGCCGGACGTGCTGGAGATCCCCGCGCTGGCGGTGGACGAACTGCCGTGGCGCCCCGACGACGTGCGAGCCCCCGCGACGCCCGAGGTCAAAGCACCAGCGGATGCCGCCGAGCCCTGA